The Sphingomonas carotinifaciens genomic sequence CGCACCCCCACGGCATCTATGTGCGGCCCGCGGACGCATGGGTGGACCCCTCCGAACCGGTGCCGCGCGCGCTGGTGACGCATGGCCATGCCGACCATGCGCGCGGCGGGCACCAGACGGTGTGGGCGACGCCGGAAACGCTGGCGATCATGGCCTGTCGGTACGGGCCGCAGAACGGCATGCCCGTCGCCTATGGCGAAACGATCCGGCTGGGCGAGGTGGAGGTGGGCTATGTGCCCGCCGGTCATGTGCTGGGATCAGCGCAGATCGTGCTCGACTATCGTGGCGAACGGGTGGTGGTGTCGGGCGACTACAAGCGTCGCCTGGATCCCACCTGCGCCCCGTTCGAGCCAGTGTCCTGCGACGTCTTCGTGACCGAGGCGACGTTCGCGCTGCCCGTCTTCCGCCATCCCGATACCGGCGACGAGATCGACAAGCTGATCGCGCGGCTGCACGCGAACCCCGATCGCTGCGTCGTTGTCGGCGCCTATGCGCTCGGCAAGGCACAGCGCGTGATCGCCGAACTGCGCGCCCGCGGCCATCGCCAGCCCATCTACATTCACGGCGCGCTGGCGCGTCTGTGCGACCTCTATGTGGAGCATGGCATTGATCTTGGGGAATTATTGCCGGTCGCCGACACGCCAAAGGCGGCCATGGCCGGACACGTCGTCGTCTGCCCCCCCGGCGCCCTAAACGACCGCTGGTCCAGACGCCTCCCCGACCCCATCACCGCCATGGCCAGCGGCTGGATGCGCATCCGCCAACGCGCCCGGCAAAAGAACATCGAGCTCCCCCTTATCCTGTCCGATCACGCCGACTGGGACGAACTGACCGACACCCTGACCGAGATCGCGCCAAAGGAAGTCTGGGTGACCCATGGTCGGGAGGAGGCGTTGGTTCACTGGTGCATGACCCGCCAGATCAAGGCCCGGGCGCTGGCGCTGGTAGGGTTTGAGGATGAGGATGATTGAGTGAAGGCATCGCCTAGCGGGTCTTCTTCTCCTGAGCTGAAGGCGGCATCCTGAAATGCATCACGTGAGTCATCGCCGCGTTCTGTCGCTGGTCAGACTTGTTCCATGTCCAGCTATCCCCACAGGTTACATCAAACCGACAGTCATTGTTCATGGATTGTTCCCATAGCGATCGTCCCACCGGAATGACATCGGCAATGCAGCAAGCGATATGCTTTTTAGGAGATGTAGAAATTTTGTGAAGTTATGCTCGTATCGAACTGAAATACAATATTTAAGTGAAAATTATAATTGATGATGATCGGTAATATATCGCCCATGGTGTGTCGCCAATGTAACACCAGCGTCGAATTGCCGGGCAAAGCCCGCGTTCAATATTGCAAAACATGATCCCGAGAACTTAACTCTCAACTTGTCATCAGATTAGGTTGTCTTTTCTGACGAAAATCAAAGGCGAGAAAGATAAATTCTCGCATTAACAAGTTGGGGGTTTCACAATGAAAACGTGCAAATTCCGTCTCTTAGCGACGGTATTTATGGCTGGAGTGGTTTCAACGGCTTTCCCGGCCTTTGCCCAGCAAGCAACCCCAGCAGATGGTGATGCGCAAACGACCTCTGAGACGGAGACCGGCTCGGGCGGGGACATCGTTGTCACTGGTTCTCGTATCGCTAGTCGCGCATTGCAGACAGCGGCGCCAGTTGCGGTCGTCGGTCAGGAGGAGTTTCAGCTTTCCGGGTCGGTCAATGTTGAGTCAGTCATTAATACCCTGCCCCAGGTAATTCCAGGCTCGACTGCATTCTCAAACAATCCCGGCGGTGGCGTATCGACGCTCAATCTACGGGGCTTGGGATCTCAACGAACGCTCGTCTTGGTCAATGGTCGTCGATGGGTATCTTATGATACTTCACAAGTTGTCGATCTCAACACGATCCCGGCGTTTCTTCTTGAAGGCATAGACGTCGTAACCGGCGGCGCATCGGCAGTTTATGGTTCTGATGCCGTAGCTGGTGTTGTTAATTTCCGGCTACGTAACAACCTGAACGGCGTTCTGGTAGGCGGGCAATATGGCATAACACAGCGTGGCGACGGGGCTAGGTATGAAACCTACCTTGCAGTTGGAGGTGACCTAGGCGATCGAGGTCATGCTACGGTTTACGGCGAATATTACAACCGTGATTCGATCTTTCAGGGCGCCCGCGACTTTTCTGAAAGCGCACTCGGCGAGAATGCGACAAGTACCGGCCTGATCCCGGCCGGTTCGTCGACCACTCCCTTCGGTCGTTTCACTTCAACCAATCCCAATTGCCCCGCTGGTAACGTGTTTTGCTCTCCAGGTGCATACTTCACCGCTCCTGGTGTCAGCCGCACCCGGACCGCGACCGATCTTTATAACTACGCGGTCGACAACTATCTGATGGTTCCGCAAGAGCGGTATTTGATTGGCGGATATGCGGATTACGAAGTCAAGGACGGTCATACCGCTTATCTAGAGGCGACATTTGTCAACAATCGTGTCGCTAACGAATTGGCGCCGACGCCGGTAACGGGGACGTTCCAAGTGAACATCAACACCGTTGCGCCGTTTCTTTCGGCCAATGACATAGCCGCTCTGCGGGTACTGGATGCCGCTGCTGCAGTGGGTAATACCGTCGGCGACGGCATTGTGCCACTTACCGTGCAGCGGCGTATCAATGAAG encodes the following:
- a CDS encoding ligase-associated DNA damage response exonuclease: MAKLGDWIEPHPHGIYVRPADAWVDPSEPVPRALVTHGHADHARGGHQTVWATPETLAIMACRYGPQNGMPVAYGETIRLGEVEVGYVPAGHVLGSAQIVLDYRGERVVVSGDYKRRLDPTCAPFEPVSCDVFVTEATFALPVFRHPDTGDEIDKLIARLHANPDRCVVVGAYALGKAQRVIAELRARGHRQPIYIHGALARLCDLYVEHGIDLGELLPVADTPKAAMAGHVVVCPPGALNDRWSRRLPDPITAMASGWMRIRQRARQKNIELPLILSDHADWDELTDTLTEIAPKEVWVTHGREEALVHWCMTRQIKARALALVGFEDEDD